A single genomic interval of uncultured Sunxiuqinia sp. harbors:
- a CDS encoding aminotransferase class IV produces MIDSKGEYFIKDNHKFRTDQVEVLASDAILIYEVLRIIGSVCLFAESHYNRLKISAQLTGVHLDVTFRQFENNITQLIQSNSICEGNIKVLVQVGRGKQAAFYYLIPHNYPTTEDYKNGVKAGLLELERSMPKAKTVQQKLREETSRFIQQEKIYDVILVDSEGYVTEGSRTNIFFVKEDEFYTAPSEHILSGITRQRTLECLAELKYNCIEKPISYLSISDYDAAFLTGTSPKVLPIYAIGSQKYNVNHEPMRKLAEAYNKLVDSYLAKEQAKKM; encoded by the coding sequence ATGATAGATAGTAAAGGAGAATATTTTATTAAAGACAATCATAAATTTCGGACTGATCAGGTTGAAGTTTTAGCGTCTGATGCGATACTAATTTATGAAGTATTGAGAATAATTGGTTCCGTCTGTTTGTTTGCTGAATCACATTATAACCGCTTGAAAATATCAGCTCAATTAACCGGAGTTCACTTGGATGTTACCTTTCGGCAGTTTGAAAATAATATTACGCAATTGATTCAGTCGAACAGCATTTGTGAGGGAAATATAAAAGTATTGGTTCAGGTCGGTCGTGGTAAACAGGCTGCTTTTTATTATTTAATTCCTCATAACTATCCGACAACCGAAGATTATAAAAATGGAGTTAAGGCCGGTTTGCTGGAGCTTGAGCGCTCAATGCCGAAAGCTAAAACCGTTCAGCAAAAGCTGCGGGAAGAAACGAGCCGTTTTATTCAGCAAGAGAAGATTTATGATGTAATTTTGGTCGATTCAGAAGGCTATGTAACAGAGGGTAGCCGTACAAATATCTTTTTTGTGAAAGAGGATGAGTTTTATACCGCGCCATCAGAACATATTCTTTCTGGCATCACTCGGCAGAGAACATTGGAATGTCTGGCAGAACTCAAATACAACTGTATTGAAAAGCCTATTTCCTATTTATCTATTTCTGATTACGATGCCGCTTTCTTAACCGGAACTTCTCCCAAGGTTTTGCCCATTTATGCCATTGGTAGTCAGAAGTATAATGTCAATCATGAACCCATGCGGAAGCTTGCTGAGGCATACAATAAGTTGGTTGATTCTTATTTAGCAAAAGAACAAGCCAAGAAAATGTAA